The Peribacillus simplex genome contains a region encoding:
- a CDS encoding acyl-CoA synthetase, translating into MDVGFITRKMANDLNNINPKKIAIKEEVGKSMTYMDLHLISNAYANKLYEIGVRKGDRVGILLYNCLEYFSLYFAIAKIGAIAVRLNFRLSSAELEYALNDSQTKILCFHSNLANQLESVRNHVSVERYFCLPHRNGSAPGWSESWSVLESGSVDEVKVDNIKLNDPVMLMYTSGTTGRPKGAIWTHDTTFWFSTIQALKWKFTGREVAMTTGPLYHVGAMEDIALPILLMGGRVIITKSQEFEIGRILSVIEEENVTDSFLFPFMIYEMLNLPEIEKYQLKSLKTIYTGGDPLMPWALEQLKKRYPQIGVVQVYGLTEGQPIAASLEPKDAFTKSHTVGKPMPLTEINIIDEEGTPLPVGEIGEIAIKSPAVSEGYWRKPDATMETFVNGWCKTGDMGKFDHDGYLSIAGRKKDMIRSGGENIYSAEIEDVLYRHEEVKEVSIIGIPDPKYIEAVCAVIVKKEGAKLTEEDVVNYCKEHLASYKKPRKVTFVDEIPRTPSGKVQKFILRKQFSGMDK; encoded by the coding sequence TTGGATGTCGGTTTTATCACAAGAAAAATGGCGAATGATTTAAATAATATAAATCCTAAAAAAATAGCAATAAAAGAAGAAGTAGGGAAGTCGATGACGTACATGGATCTCCACCTTATATCAAATGCGTATGCAAACAAGCTTTACGAAATTGGAGTGCGAAAAGGGGATCGTGTCGGTATTTTACTATACAACTGTCTCGAATATTTTAGTCTATATTTTGCCATTGCGAAAATCGGTGCAATTGCAGTTCGACTTAATTTTAGGCTTTCAAGTGCTGAGCTTGAGTATGCATTAAATGATTCACAGACAAAAATATTGTGCTTCCATTCTAATTTAGCCAATCAGCTGGAATCAGTTCGTAATCATGTTTCTGTTGAGCGTTATTTTTGTCTTCCTCATAGAAATGGCTCAGCTCCAGGGTGGTCTGAGTCATGGAGTGTTTTAGAAAGTGGTTCGGTAGATGAGGTCAAAGTCGATAATATTAAATTAAACGATCCAGTTATGCTTATGTACACATCAGGAACAACGGGAAGACCTAAAGGTGCGATTTGGACTCATGATACAACTTTCTGGTTTTCCACGATACAAGCTCTGAAATGGAAATTTACAGGGCGAGAAGTTGCGATGACGACAGGGCCACTATACCATGTTGGAGCGATGGAAGATATTGCACTTCCCATTCTACTGATGGGTGGAAGGGTAATAATTACAAAAAGCCAAGAATTCGAGATTGGAAGAATTCTTTCTGTTATTGAAGAGGAAAATGTGACCGATTCTTTTTTATTCCCTTTCATGATTTATGAAATGCTAAATTTGCCTGAAATTGAAAAGTATCAGCTTAAATCTTTAAAGACTATTTATACAGGTGGTGACCCGCTTATGCCATGGGCACTGGAACAATTAAAAAAGAGGTATCCTCAAATTGGAGTTGTTCAAGTTTACGGGTTAACTGAAGGACAGCCAATTGCGGCTTCGCTTGAACCAAAGGATGCTTTTACAAAAAGCCATACCGTTGGAAAGCCGATGCCACTTACAGAAATAAATATTATCGATGAAGAGGGAACGCCTTTGCCAGTTGGTGAAATTGGTGAAATTGCTATTAAAAGTCCAGCGGTGTCTGAGGGGTATTGGAGGAAACCAGATGCCACTATGGAAACATTTGTGAATGGGTGGTGTAAAACAGGAGACATGGGAAAATTCGATCATGATGGGTATCTATCAATTGCAGGCAGAAAAAAAGATATGATTCGGAGCGGTGGTGAAAACATTTACTCAGCGGAAATTGAAGATGTCTTATACCGCCATGAGGAAGTGAAGGAAGTTTCAATAATCGGTATTCCTGATCCCAAATATATTGAGGCTGTATGTGCTGTTATTGTTAAAAAAGAAGGAGCCAAACTGACGGAGGAAGATGTTGTTAATTATTGTAAGGAACATCTTGCTAGCTACAAAAAACCTAGAAAGGTCACATTTGTTGATGAAATACCACGTACCCCATCCGGGAAGGTTCAAAAGTTTATTCTTCGTAAACAATTTAGTGGAATGGATAAATAA
- a CDS encoding enoyl-CoA hydratase/isomerase family protein, which yields MKNKDQVVSWSKQSNIATIIIDNPPVNVLSADVIEQLNLVVDEIESDYNIKVIILTGEGERAFVAGGDIKEFPEWIGKGVEEGKGKSLWLQEPLNKIERLSRPTIAAINGLALGGGCELALSCDIRIAEEHIRIGLPEIKLGLFPGAGGTQRLPRLIGKAKAKEMIFTGEPLNAEDAKQIGLVNHVVPKGESLEKAKEMAKCICNYSLQSLTFAKHSIDFGYEQTLEDGLLVEAENFGHVFQTKDVKEGVEAFINKRDPNFIDQ from the coding sequence ATGAAGAATAAGGATCAAGTTGTTTCATGGTCAAAACAGAGTAATATTGCAACGATTATTATTGATAATCCACCTGTTAATGTATTGAGCGCAGATGTAATAGAACAATTGAATCTTGTGGTGGATGAAATTGAAAGCGATTACAATATTAAGGTCATTATACTTACCGGTGAAGGCGAAAGAGCTTTTGTTGCTGGAGGAGATATTAAAGAATTTCCGGAATGGATTGGAAAAGGAGTGGAGGAAGGAAAGGGGAAATCACTTTGGCTTCAGGAACCACTTAATAAAATTGAACGGTTATCTCGACCAACTATTGCTGCAATCAACGGGTTAGCACTAGGTGGAGGATGTGAACTTGCCTTAAGTTGTGATATTCGAATTGCGGAGGAACATATTAGGATTGGTCTTCCTGAAATTAAATTGGGATTGTTTCCAGGTGCAGGGGGAACTCAAAGACTTCCTAGACTGATAGGTAAAGCCAAAGCAAAAGAAATGATCTTTACTGGAGAACCACTGAATGCAGAAGATGCCAAACAAATAGGGCTTGTTAATCATGTTGTGCCAAAGGGCGAATCTTTAGAAAAAGCAAAGGAAATGGCAAAATGTATTTGCAATTATTCTTTACAATCTTTAACTTTTGCAAAGCATTCTATTGATTTTGGTTATGAACAAACACTTGAAGATGGACTTCTGGTTGAAGCTGAAAATTTTGGTCATGTTTTCCAGACTAAGGACGTAAAGGAAGGAGTTGAAGCCTTTATCAATAAAAGAGATCCAAACTTCATTGATCAGTAA
- a CDS encoding GntP family permease, translating into MDVLIIIISLGLLMFLAYRGFSVILFAPLCALFAVFLTDPGHVLPFFSNIFMVKLVEFVKLYFPVFLLGAIFGKLVEISGVAKSIAKIIVRFIGAKQAILAIVIMGAILTYSGVSLFVAVFAIYPFAAQLFREANIPKRLIPATIAVSAFTFSMDSLPGSPQIQNVIPTGFFKTDIYAAPTLGIIGAIFIISLSLLYLNHCRHKAARNGEGYFGIGDKAIDKEAAEAEMAASSAISVETTNKLGIDSEKAINRKDWLAFIPLVLVGVMNKFFTESFPLWYAKGFDFATIGLKDYGIVDMSKVIGVWSVEMALILGIIAIVLLNFKAVKLNFNTSINIGISGALLATMNTATEYGFGGVIAALPGFTVVQDYLTGMFSNPLINGAIMTNVLCGITGSGSGGMSITLSLMADTYIQTAAHFDIPLEVLHRVISMSAGGFDTLPHNGAIITLLAVTGLTHRQAYKDIFVITIIKTLAVFFVIGIFSLFAIV; encoded by the coding sequence TTGGATGTATTGATCATTATTATTTCACTAGGATTACTCATGTTTCTAGCATATCGAGGATTTTCCGTTATACTTTTTGCACCATTGTGCGCTTTGTTTGCTGTATTTTTAACGGATCCTGGACATGTTTTACCTTTCTTCTCTAATATATTTATGGTTAAGTTAGTCGAATTTGTTAAATTATATTTTCCGGTTTTTCTACTAGGTGCTATTTTTGGGAAATTGGTTGAAATAAGTGGTGTTGCAAAAAGCATAGCTAAAATTATTGTCCGTTTTATCGGAGCTAAACAAGCCATTCTAGCCATTGTGATAATGGGCGCAATCCTGACATATAGCGGAGTTAGTTTGTTTGTTGCAGTGTTTGCCATCTATCCATTTGCTGCTCAGCTGTTTCGCGAAGCTAATATTCCAAAGCGATTAATTCCTGCGACAATCGCAGTTAGTGCATTTACCTTTTCCATGGATTCACTTCCAGGTTCTCCACAAATTCAGAATGTCATTCCGACGGGATTCTTTAAAACTGACATCTATGCTGCACCGACATTGGGGATCATTGGGGCAATATTCATCATTTCGTTGAGCCTTTTATACTTAAATCATTGTCGACATAAGGCAGCTAGAAACGGTGAAGGGTATTTTGGAATTGGTGATAAAGCTATTGATAAGGAAGCCGCTGAAGCAGAAATGGCAGCCAGTTCTGCTATATCAGTGGAAACGACTAACAAGTTGGGAATCGATTCTGAAAAAGCTATAAATAGAAAAGACTGGCTTGCTTTTATTCCGTTGGTGTTAGTCGGAGTGATGAATAAGTTTTTTACTGAGTCTTTTCCTCTTTGGTATGCCAAAGGATTCGATTTTGCTACGATTGGGTTAAAAGATTATGGTATTGTCGATATGTCTAAAGTTATTGGTGTCTGGTCTGTAGAGATGGCTCTTATTCTCGGAATAATAGCCATCGTCTTATTAAACTTTAAAGCTGTTAAATTAAATTTCAATACGAGTATTAATATAGGCATTAGTGGGGCATTGCTAGCAACCATGAATACGGCAACCGAATATGGCTTTGGAGGTGTGATTGCAGCTTTACCCGGCTTTACTGTGGTACAGGATTATCTCACTGGAATGTTTTCGAATCCTTTAATTAATGGGGCGATCATGACAAATGTTTTGTGTGGCATTACTGGATCAGGATCTGGTGGCATGAGCATTACGTTGAGTTTAATGGCGGATACGTATATACAAACTGCTGCTCATTTTGACATTCCGTTGGAAGTTTTACATCGTGTCATTTCTATGTCAGCAGGTGGATTTGATACTTTGCCACATAACGGAGCTATAATAACTCTTCTAGCTGTTACTGGACTCACACATCGCCAGGCATATAAAGACATTTTTGTTATTACCATTATAAAGACACTTGCTGTATTCTTTGTAATTGGTATATTCAGCTTGTTTGCAATCGTTTAA
- a CDS encoding MaoC/PaaZ C-terminal domain-containing protein, with protein sequence MFNKYFHQYEIGETWMSKGRTITEADLVMFSAFSGDWFPLHTDKEYAANTQFKQRIAHGMLILSVATGLFHFEPGIVVAFYGLEKVRFINPTFVGDTIHVELKVIDLFEKGYQGVVTVIQEIKKQTGETVAIANMKIMVNSDANVKI encoded by the coding sequence ATGTTTAATAAATATTTTCATCAATATGAAATCGGAGAAACATGGATGTCGAAAGGACGTACTATAACCGAGGCTGATTTAGTAATGTTTTCTGCATTTAGCGGTGACTGGTTTCCTCTCCATACTGATAAGGAGTATGCAGCAAATACACAATTTAAGCAACGCATAGCCCACGGAATGCTTATACTTTCGGTTGCAACCGGCTTATTTCATTTTGAACCGGGAATCGTTGTTGCATTTTACGGTTTGGAGAAAGTTCGGTTTATAAACCCAACTTTTGTTGGGGACACGATACATGTAGAATTAAAGGTGATTGACCTTTTTGAAAAAGGCTATCAAGGTGTTGTGACAGTCATCCAAGAAATAAAAAAACAAACCGGAGAAACTGTAGCCATAGCCAACATGAAAATAATGGTCAATTCTGATGCCAATGTAAAAATATAG
- a CDS encoding DMT family transporter: MLRLYGALIGLSLIWGLSFVFMKWLLPPAGIWGIVFLRCLAGAVVLLPILWWKRSEINWGLPWKALVVVGIFNCGLAWGLIALSETEINSSTASILNATTPIWTGIIGFIIFSYVLTARQWMGILIGFFGILVLMDFQVGQLFGKEFIGIGTMLLASTCYGFAGQYTKRFLSSTSILVITTFTLLTGAFIGLIGMLITGPIKPVMLMDPLTIFSIVGLGCFGSGLGQLIYFYINKNGSPELAATVTYLIPASAMVWGYVLLGEAINPNVIIGLLIIFAGVYLSSKKSKEKDGANSSSGKQAEFRHVK; the protein is encoded by the coding sequence ATGCTTCGATTATACGGGGCTTTAATCGGCCTTAGTTTGATATGGGGTTTATCGTTCGTTTTCATGAAGTGGCTGCTCCCGCCAGCGGGAATTTGGGGGATTGTGTTTCTCCGCTGTTTGGCGGGTGCTGTTGTTCTGCTTCCCATTTTATGGTGGAAGCGCAGTGAAATCAACTGGGGATTGCCATGGAAAGCGCTGGTTGTTGTCGGAATCTTCAATTGCGGATTAGCATGGGGTTTAATTGCTTTAAGTGAAACAGAGATTAACAGCAGCACGGCATCGATTCTTAATGCCACCACTCCGATCTGGACGGGGATCATCGGATTTATCATTTTTTCTTATGTTTTAACCGCCCGACAATGGATGGGCATTCTTATCGGTTTTTTCGGAATTCTAGTGTTGATGGATTTTCAAGTCGGTCAGCTTTTCGGCAAGGAATTCATCGGGATCGGGACAATGCTGCTTGCGTCCACCTGTTATGGTTTTGCCGGCCAATATACGAAAAGATTTCTTTCCAGTACCAGCATATTGGTCATTACTACGTTTACGCTGCTCACGGGTGCCTTTATCGGTTTGATAGGGATGTTAATAACAGGTCCGATTAAGCCAGTGATGTTGATGGACCCGCTAACGATTTTCTCCATAGTCGGTCTTGGGTGCTTTGGCTCTGGGCTCGGCCAGCTGATCTATTTCTACATTAATAAAAATGGCAGCCCAGAGTTAGCCGCAACGGTTACATACCTTATTCCTGCAAGCGCTATGGTTTGGGGGTATGTCCTGCTTGGAGAAGCGATTAATCCTAATGTAATTATTGGCCTGCTGATTATTTTCGCAGGGGTTTATCTTTCTTCTAAAAAGTCAAAAGAAAAAGATGGTGCTAACTCTTCATCGGGAAAACAAGCGGAATTCCGTCATGTAAAATAA
- a CDS encoding ring-cleaving dioxygenase: protein MNGLKGIHHVTAITSSAEKNYEFFTNILGMRLVKKTVNQDDIQTYHLFFADDVGGPGTDMTFFDFPGIPKGVHGTNEISKTSFRVPNDAALEYWVKRFDRLEVKNTGIQEQFGKKNISFVDFDDQQYQLISDENNEGVAAGIPWQKGPIPLEYAITGLGPIFIRIANFDYFKEMMEKVLLFKEIDKEGSFHLFEVGEGGNGAQVIVEHNSILPQARQGFGTVHHTAFRVEDRSVLEEWIKRMESFQFHTSGYVDRHFFESLYVRVAPQILFEFATDGPGFMGDEPYETLGEKLSLPPFLEPKRDQIEKLVRPIDTVRSTKEFIKE, encoded by the coding sequence ATGAATGGATTAAAAGGTATACACCATGTAACGGCCATAACAAGCAGTGCAGAAAAGAACTATGAATTTTTCACAAATATATTAGGCATGCGTTTAGTCAAGAAAACAGTTAACCAAGATGATATCCAAACCTATCACCTGTTTTTTGCCGACGATGTTGGCGGTCCAGGTACTGACATGACATTCTTTGATTTTCCTGGTATTCCTAAAGGAGTGCATGGGACTAATGAGATTTCAAAAACATCCTTCCGTGTACCGAATGATGCGGCATTGGAGTATTGGGTTAAGCGATTCGACCGTTTGGAAGTAAAGAATACAGGGATCCAGGAACAGTTTGGTAAAAAGAACATTTCATTTGTGGATTTTGATGATCAGCAATATCAATTGATTTCCGATGAAAACAATGAAGGGGTTGCAGCGGGGATTCCTTGGCAAAAAGGACCGATTCCCCTGGAATATGCCATTACAGGATTAGGACCAATTTTCATTCGGATCGCCAACTTCGATTATTTTAAAGAAATGATGGAAAAAGTTCTATTATTCAAAGAAATAGACAAGGAAGGATCTTTTCACCTATTTGAAGTAGGGGAAGGTGGGAATGGTGCACAAGTGATTGTTGAGCATAATTCGATCCTTCCTCAGGCACGGCAGGGTTTTGGGACTGTTCACCATACAGCCTTCCGTGTTGAAGACCGTTCCGTTCTGGAAGAATGGATCAAACGAATGGAAAGCTTCCAATTCCATACGTCCGGTTATGTTGATCGTCACTTTTTTGAGTCGCTTTACGTACGAGTGGCGCCGCAAATATTATTCGAATTTGCCACGGATGGTCCTGGATTTATGGGGGATGAGCCGTATGAAACGCTTGGGGAAAAGTTATCTTTACCACCGTTCTTGGAACCGAAAAGGGATCAAATTGAAAAGTTGGTCCGTCCCATTGATACAGTAAGAAGCACCAAGGAATTCATTAAAGAATAA
- a CDS encoding nitroreductase family protein: MTKDFYTAIKERRSYYGINKEVQVSEEKIKEIVEFAVKHTPSAFNSQSSRLVVLTGSAHDKLWDITTQALRKAVGEGDFSGTQQKMDSFKAGYGSILFFEDESVVKSLQEQFATYADNFPIWSQQTSGMHQLVVWTALESEGLGATLQHYNPLIDDDVKKEWDVPSNWKLIAQMPFGNPTAQPGEKEFKPLEDRIKFYK, from the coding sequence ATGACAAAAGATTTTTACACGGCGATTAAAGAGAGACGTTCATATTATGGAATCAATAAAGAGGTCCAAGTTTCGGAAGAGAAAATTAAAGAAATTGTTGAATTTGCGGTAAAACACACGCCATCGGCTTTTAATTCCCAATCTTCCCGCCTTGTTGTTTTGACAGGCTCTGCCCATGATAAATTATGGGATATTACGACGCAGGCTTTAAGGAAGGCGGTTGGTGAGGGGGATTTCTCTGGAACTCAACAAAAAATGGATTCCTTTAAAGCGGGATATGGGTCAATATTATTCTTTGAAGATGAATCTGTTGTGAAATCACTTCAAGAACAATTTGCAACGTATGCCGATAACTTCCCAATCTGGTCACAACAAACATCAGGCATGCATCAATTAGTTGTTTGGACTGCACTTGAATCAGAAGGATTGGGAGCAACTTTACAGCATTATAATCCACTAATTGATGATGATGTGAAAAAAGAATGGGATGTTCCGAGCAATTGGAAATTGATTGCGCAAATGCCATTTGGAAATCCAACAGCTCAACCGGGTGAAAAAGAATTCAAACCACTTGAGGATCGTATAAAATTTTATAAATGA
- a CDS encoding TetR/AcrR family transcriptional regulator, translated as MNGNRKQDTSDKIMIAAIDLMAERGYNGVSTQEIADAAGLSEKTLFRHFGSKQNLLETAFDRFHYAEEMRSLFEGKLVFDLSQDLLLISRKYHEIMNHNRKLIQIGMKEQVNLPGLHEKMQKHPQQLLMILSNYLRGMSEKGKVIRSNPESQALSFMMMHFGAYMNEIETIADFPSISLDDFIKESVTIFTRALTP; from the coding sequence ATGAATGGTAATAGAAAACAAGACACTTCTGATAAAATTATGATCGCTGCTATAGATCTTATGGCAGAAAGAGGATACAATGGCGTATCCACCCAAGAAATAGCTGATGCGGCGGGTTTAAGCGAAAAGACGCTATTTCGCCATTTCGGCAGCAAACAAAACCTTCTTGAAACCGCGTTTGACCGATTTCATTATGCTGAAGAGATGAGAAGCCTTTTTGAGGGGAAACTCGTTTTTGATTTGTCTCAGGATTTGCTTCTGATCAGTCGAAAGTATCATGAAATTATGAACCATAACCGAAAGCTGATTCAAATCGGAATGAAAGAGCAAGTTAATTTGCCTGGTTTACACGAAAAAATGCAAAAGCATCCTCAACAATTATTGATGATCTTATCCAATTATTTAAGGGGAATGTCGGAAAAAGGAAAAGTCATTCGGTCCAATCCTGAATCGCAAGCCTTATCATTTATGATGATGCATTTTGGTGCTTATATGAACGAGATAGAAACCATCGCAGACTTTCCAAGCATATCATTGGATGATTTTATCAAAGAGAGTGTCACCATATTCACTAGGGCTTTAACCCCTTAA
- a CDS encoding MFS transporter — protein MNYNRFVFYQGTVGMAASMIFPFYILLIKNVGTSYSQFGWAYGIFSLTAALSYPLIGKFTDKAGDKAFLLFYSWGMALILLAFPLAYEIWHVYLLQIIMGVLGAVQKNTEKTVLARYVTKKTAGEEIGNYHVWTSIGAAAAVIATGYLVDFLTIGSIFYIASLMFAWSGFIIMKMEKITPQPLDE, from the coding sequence ATGAATTATAACCGTTTTGTTTTTTACCAAGGCACTGTTGGAATGGCTGCCAGCATGATTTTCCCTTTTTATATTTTGTTAATCAAAAATGTAGGCACCAGTTATTCGCAATTCGGGTGGGCTTATGGAATATTCTCATTGACTGCAGCACTAAGCTATCCTTTAATCGGAAAATTCACTGACAAAGCAGGTGACAAAGCATTTCTCCTTTTCTATTCATGGGGGATGGCACTAATCCTTCTTGCCTTTCCTCTCGCATATGAAATTTGGCATGTCTATCTCCTGCAAATCATTATGGGGGTACTAGGGGCAGTACAAAAAAACACAGAAAAAACTGTACTTGCAAGGTATGTTACGAAGAAAACGGCGGGTGAGGAAATTGGAAACTACCATGTTTGGACATCCATCGGTGCTGCAGCTGCGGTGATTGCAACCGGATATTTAGTCGACTTTTTAACGATCGGCAGCATCTTTTACATTGCTTCCTTAATGTTTGCCTGGAGTGGATTCATTATAATGAAGATGGAAAAAATCACACCACAGCCGTTGGATGAATGA
- a CDS encoding FAD-binding oxidoreductase — protein sequence MKQFFFIILYTLLFGLSLQAFNFKLDHPIAEDISRLMPVKMKAIKAEDSEEAIKMVVLDAKKNDDPISIAGMQHSQGGQTLYPNGILLDMKHHDKILDLDVKEKLITVQSGATWAALQEYINPYGLALKVSQSQNIFTIGGSLSVNVHGRDIRHHALIETVESFRLLNAKGQILTVSREENSELFHSVIGGYGLFGVILDVTLHLTDDELYKIKTKSLHYDEYTSYFKREVLQNDDVKMHLARISVAPGSYFDEMYVTDYHRANDQTQLSNYNTLKRETIIAVPKFFLGLSRYNDWGKEKFWETQKTYTANIDGNLVSRNNVMRSDSAFMDYSNPTKTEVLQEYFVPIDQFADYIDDLRKTLSDEKDFNLLNITIRYVEHNDESLMSYAKDDMFALVMLINQGTDDESKANTGRVIRNMIDVTLDHNGSYYLPYYGYPTKTQLFEAYPRTEEFFQLKKKYDPDNRFMNLFYEEYHS from the coding sequence ATGAAACAATTTTTCTTTATCATCCTATATACACTATTATTTGGATTATCACTGCAGGCTTTTAATTTCAAGCTTGACCACCCTATTGCAGAAGATATCAGCCGTCTGATGCCAGTTAAAATGAAAGCGATAAAGGCAGAAGATAGTGAAGAAGCAATCAAAATGGTCGTTTTGGATGCCAAAAAAAACGATGATCCCATTTCCATTGCCGGTATGCAACATAGCCAAGGAGGTCAGACATTATATCCAAATGGGATCCTGCTCGATATGAAGCACCATGATAAAATACTTGATTTAGATGTAAAAGAAAAACTCATCACGGTCCAAAGCGGAGCAACCTGGGCTGCTCTTCAGGAATATATCAACCCATATGGACTTGCACTGAAGGTCAGTCAATCTCAAAACATTTTTACCATTGGCGGTTCATTGAGCGTTAATGTCCATGGCCGCGATATCCGTCATCATGCCTTGATAGAAACCGTGGAATCTTTTAGGTTGCTTAACGCAAAAGGCCAAATCCTAACAGTGAGCCGCGAAGAAAATTCTGAGCTCTTCCATTCGGTTATTGGCGGGTATGGTTTGTTTGGAGTAATACTCGATGTAACACTCCACCTTACCGATGACGAACTTTATAAAATTAAAACCAAATCACTCCATTATGATGAATATACTTCGTACTTTAAAAGAGAAGTTCTTCAAAACGATGATGTTAAAATGCATCTTGCAAGAATATCTGTGGCTCCTGGCTCCTATTTTGATGAAATGTATGTAACTGATTATCATAGAGCAAATGACCAAACACAGCTATCTAACTACAATACTCTCAAACGGGAAACGATCATTGCCGTGCCTAAATTCTTTCTTGGACTCTCACGTTATAATGACTGGGGTAAAGAAAAGTTTTGGGAAACTCAAAAAACCTACACGGCCAATATTGATGGTAACTTGGTTTCGAGGAATAATGTGATGCGGTCGGACTCAGCCTTTATGGATTACAGCAACCCCACCAAAACTGAAGTACTGCAAGAATACTTCGTTCCGATTGATCAATTTGCTGATTATATCGATGATTTAAGAAAAACCTTATCTGATGAAAAAGATTTTAACTTATTAAATATTACAATACGTTATGTGGAGCATAATGATGAATCACTCATGTCCTATGCCAAGGATGATATGTTCGCTCTTGTAATGCTCATCAATCAAGGGACTGATGACGAAAGTAAGGCAAACACCGGAAGGGTCATCCGAAACATGATTGATGTGACGCTTGACCATAACGGTAGCTACTATTTGCCCTATTATGGGTATCCAACCAAGACACAATTATTTGAAGCGTATCCGCGTACTGAGGAATTCTTTCAATTAAAGAAGAAATATGATCCTGATAATCGCTTCATGAATCTTTTCTATGAGGAGTATCATTCATGA
- a CDS encoding TetR/AcrR family transcriptional regulator, with protein sequence MIEPRKKQLRGEKTREKILKISLKLFSEKGYDKVTVDEIVKKSGTSKGSFYQHFSAKSDIFLARFIEVDDYYREVFRSFPVDMDATEKLFIFIRKLMRFLEEEMGKDLMKVIYSSALDSKEHTYFLNSNRSLFQIIRSLVEEAKEQNAIGTDQSVNEISQLITQSLMGIIYHWGLNNSEQSLESLSIPLTKTIIDGLKTKN encoded by the coding sequence ATGATTGAACCCAGAAAGAAACAGCTTAGGGGAGAAAAGACTCGTGAAAAAATTTTAAAAATATCTTTAAAGCTATTTAGCGAAAAAGGTTATGATAAAGTTACCGTTGACGAGATCGTGAAAAAAAGCGGCACATCAAAAGGGTCATTTTACCAACACTTTTCAGCGAAATCGGACATTTTTTTAGCGAGATTCATAGAAGTCGATGATTACTATCGCGAAGTCTTCCGTTCGTTCCCAGTCGATATGGACGCTACCGAGAAATTGTTTATTTTCATACGCAAATTGATGCGTTTTCTGGAAGAAGAAATGGGCAAAGATTTAATGAAAGTGATTTACAGTTCCGCTTTAGATTCAAAAGAACATACTTATTTTTTAAATTCGAATCGCTCACTCTTCCAAATTATTCGTTCATTAGTTGAAGAGGCGAAAGAACAAAACGCCATTGGCACTGATCAATCAGTTAACGAAATTTCACAACTTATCACCCAAAGCCTGATGGGAATCATCTATCATTGGGGATTAAACAACTCAGAACAAAGCTTGGAATCGCTATCCATACCGCTAACCAAAACAATCATTGATGGGCTGAAAACGAAGAACTAA